The proteins below are encoded in one region of Triticum aestivum cultivar Chinese Spring chromosome 1B, IWGSC CS RefSeq v2.1, whole genome shotgun sequence:
- the LOC123141183 gene encoding anthocyanidin 5,3-O-glucosyltransferase, with translation MEAANPNPTVVLHACLGVGHLIPMVELAKLFLGRGVPVVIAVPTPPASTADFFSSTASAVADLEAANPSIAFHHLPPPDYPDPNPHPFLQMLDLLRLTVPSLLAFLRSLPSVAALVLDLFCIDSLDAAAQTGVPAYIYYTSSAGDLAAFLHLPHHFATTEGSFKDMGKAPLRFPGVPPIPATDMPHTVMDRADPICTIRIGHYGRIPEARGVLVNTYEWLEARAVGALREGVCVPDRPTPPVYCIGPLIVSDSAAAQGERHACLSWLDAQPERSVVFLCFGSMGAVSAAELKEIAHGLENSGHRFLWVVRTPPADPAKFFLPRPEPDMDALLPEGFTERTRDRGMVLKMWAPQVEVLRHAATRAFVTHCGWNSVLEAASAGVPMLCWPQYAEQRLNKVFVVDELKVGVVMEGYDEQLVKAGEVEKKVRLVMGSEEGEKLRERLALAKEKAAEALADSGPSRLAFAEFLKDSKLST, from the coding sequence ATGGAGGCGGCCAACCCCAATCCCACCGTGGTGCTGCACGCCTGCCTGGGCGTGGGCCACCTCATCCCCATGGTGGAGCTCGCCAAGCTCTTCCTCGGCCGCGGCGTCCCCGTGGTCATCGCCGTCCCGACCCCGCCGGCATCCACCGCCGATTTCttctcctccaccgcctccgccgtcgccgaccTCGAGGCCGCCAACCCTTCCATCGCCTTCCACCACCTCCCGCCCCCGGACTACCCTGACCCCAATCCCCACCCCTTCCTGCAGATGCTCGACCTGCTCCGCCTCACCGTGCCGTCCCTGCTCGCCTTCCTCCGCTCCCTCCCCTCCGTCGCCGCGCTCGTCCTCGACCTCTTCTGCATCGACTCCCTCGACGCCGCCGCGCAGACCGGCGTCCCGGCGTACATCTACTACAcctcctccgccggcgacctcgcgGCGTTCCTCCACCTGCCCCACCACTTCGCCACCACGGAGGGGAGCTTCAAGGACATGGGCAAGGCGCCCCTCCGCTTCCCCGGTGTCCCGCCGATCCCGGCGACCGACATGCCGCACACCGTGATGGACCGCGCGGACCCGATCTGCACCATCAGGATCGGGCACTACGGGCGCATCCCGGAGGCCAGGGGCGTGCTGGTCAACACCTACGAGTGGCTGGAGGCGAGGGCCGTGGGGGCGCTCAGGGAGGGCGTGTGCGTCCCCGaccgcccgaccccgccggtgtACTGCATCGGGCCGCTGATCGtctcggactcggcggcggcgcaaGGCGAGCGGCACGCGTGCTTGTCATGGCTGGACGCGCAGCCGGAGCGGAGCGTGGTGTTCCTCTGCTTCGGCAGCATGGGCGCCGTGTCGGCGGCGGAACTGAAGGAGATAGCGCACGGGCTGGAGAACTCCGGCCACCGCTTCCTGTGGGTCGTGCGTACCCCTCCGGCTGACCCGGCCAAATTCTTCCTGCCGCGTCCGGAGCCAGACATGGACGCGCTCCTCCCGGAGGGGTTCACGGAGAGGACACGAGACAGGGGGATGGTGCTGAAGATGTGGGCGCCGCAGGTGGAGGTGCTGCGGCACGCCGCCACCCGCGCGTTTGTGacgcactgcgggtggaactcCGTCCTGGAAGCGGCGTCGGCCGGGGTGCCGATGCTGTGCTGGCCGCAGTACGCGGAGCAGAGGCTGAACAAGGTGTTCGTGGTGGACGAGCTGAAGGTCGGAGTGGTGATGGAGGGGTACGACGAGCAGCTTGTGAAGGCCGGGGAGGTGGAGAAGAAGGTGAGGCTGGTGATGGGGTCAGAGGAAGGGGAGAAGCTGAGGGAGAGGCTGGCATTGGCCAAGGAGAAGGCTGCCGAAGCGCTGGCAGACAGCGGGCCGTCGCGGTTGGCGTTCGCCGAGTTCTTGAAGGATTCGAAGCTCTCTACATAA